The following coding sequences are from one Paraburkholderia caballeronis window:
- a CDS encoding glyoxalase → MRISSAFAAALASASLLAASGALPLAAFARPAAALPAVAVAPQYGTTHVYVAPDDVDRFAAAFVATFGGQSTKQVVATVTPTPSSTTSQLLQTPVGTVSLFGFKTPIPWPFGAERNGYLVTDMDVAVRAARAAGASVIVEPFPDPIGRDAVIQWPGGVNMQIYWHTTKPAYAAFETIPENRVYVAADRVTAFVHDFVAFSHGKVESDDAHAPGVEIGRPDDTYRRVRIGSPFGRVTVLVTDGHLPYPYGHEMTGYEVANLNDTLAKANAAGVTVLVAPYRSDGRDAAMVQFPGGYIAEIHARAANP, encoded by the coding sequence ATGCGCATCTCCTCCGCTTTCGCCGCGGCGCTCGCGAGCGCCAGCCTGCTAGCCGCATCGGGCGCACTCCCCCTTGCTGCGTTCGCGCGCCCCGCCGCCGCGCTGCCCGCCGTCGCGGTCGCGCCGCAGTACGGCACCACGCACGTGTATGTCGCACCCGACGACGTCGACCGTTTCGCGGCCGCGTTCGTCGCGACGTTCGGCGGCCAGAGTACGAAACAGGTCGTCGCGACGGTCACGCCGACGCCGAGCAGCACCACGTCGCAACTGTTGCAGACGCCGGTCGGCACCGTGTCGCTGTTCGGCTTCAAGACGCCCATTCCGTGGCCGTTCGGCGCGGAGCGCAACGGTTATCTCGTGACCGACATGGACGTCGCGGTGCGCGCCGCGCGCGCGGCCGGCGCGAGCGTGATCGTCGAGCCGTTCCCCGATCCGATCGGCCGCGACGCGGTCATTCAGTGGCCGGGCGGCGTGAACATGCAGATCTACTGGCACACGACGAAACCCGCGTATGCGGCGTTCGAGACGATCCCGGAGAACCGCGTGTACGTGGCCGCCGATCGCGTCACCGCGTTCGTCCATGACTTCGTCGCGTTCTCGCACGGCAAGGTCGAGTCGGACGACGCGCATGCGCCCGGCGTCGAGATCGGCCGGCCCGACGACACGTACCGGCGCGTGCGCATCGGGTCGCCGTTCGGCCGCGTGACGGTGCTCGTCACCGACGGGCATCTGCCCTACCCGTACGGTCACGAGATGACCGGCTACGAAGTCGCGAACCTGAACGACACGCTCGCGAAAGCGAACGCGGCCGGCGTGACCGTGCTCGTCGCGCCGTATCGCAGCGACGGCCGCGATGCCGCGATGGTGCAGTTTCCCGGAGGCTACATCGCCGAGATCCATGCGCGCGCGGCCAATCCGTAA
- a CDS encoding amidohydrolase: protein MTAASANAPDLILHHGRFTTLDPGEPEATAVAISQGRFSAVGSDAEIMPLAGGATQSIDLQGQRVLPGLIDNHLHIIRGGLNFNMELRWDGMRSLATAMDMLRAQVAITPPPQWVRVVGGFTEHQFDEKRLPSIEELNAVAPDTPVFILHLYDRAMLNAAALRVVGYTKDTPEPPGGEIVRDGQGNPTGLLLAKPNAAILYATLAKGPKLPPDYQLNSTRHFMRELNRLGVTGAIDAGGGFQNYPEDYEVIRKLADAGQLTIRLAYNLFTQKPKAEKDDFLNWTKTSKYHDGTDYFRHNGAGEMLVFSAADFEDFRVARPDLPAEMESELEAVVRVLAENRWPWRLHATYDETISRALDVFEKVNRDVPLAGLHWFFDHAETISDRSIDRIAALGGGIAVQHRMAYQGEYFVERYGAQAAEATPPVRRILEKGVKVSAGTDATRVASYNPWVSLAWLVGGRTVGGLRLYPQRNCLNRETALRMWTEHVTWFSNEEGRKGRIATGQLADLIVPDRDYLTCAESDIADTTSLLTVVGGKVVYAAGPFAPLDAPLPPAMPDWSPVRAYGGYAGWGAAQRERGAPLQRAAAASCGCANACGVHGHAHARAWSRDVPASDLKSFWGALGCACWAV, encoded by the coding sequence ATGACCGCCGCATCCGCGAACGCCCCCGATCTGATCCTGCATCACGGCCGCTTCACGACGCTCGACCCGGGCGAGCCGGAAGCCACCGCCGTCGCGATCTCGCAAGGCCGCTTCAGCGCGGTCGGCAGCGACGCCGAGATCATGCCGCTCGCCGGCGGCGCGACGCAGTCGATCGACCTGCAAGGCCAGCGCGTGCTGCCCGGCCTGATCGACAATCATCTGCACATCATCCGCGGCGGGCTGAACTTCAACATGGAACTGCGCTGGGACGGCATGCGCTCGCTCGCGACCGCGATGGACATGCTGCGCGCGCAGGTCGCGATCACGCCGCCGCCGCAATGGGTGCGCGTGGTCGGCGGCTTCACCGAGCATCAGTTCGACGAGAAGCGGCTGCCGTCGATCGAGGAGCTGAACGCGGTCGCGCCGGACACGCCGGTGTTCATCCTGCATCTGTACGACCGCGCGATGCTGAACGCGGCCGCGCTGCGCGTCGTCGGCTACACGAAGGACACGCCGGAGCCGCCGGGAGGCGAGATCGTCCGCGACGGCCAGGGCAACCCGACCGGCCTGCTGCTCGCGAAGCCGAACGCGGCCATCCTGTACGCGACGCTCGCGAAGGGGCCGAAGCTGCCGCCCGACTATCAGCTGAATTCGACGCGCCATTTCATGCGCGAGCTGAACCGGCTCGGCGTGACCGGCGCGATCGACGCGGGCGGCGGCTTCCAGAACTATCCCGAAGACTATGAGGTGATCCGCAAGCTCGCGGACGCCGGCCAGTTGACGATCCGTCTCGCGTACAACCTGTTCACCCAGAAGCCGAAGGCCGAAAAAGACGACTTCCTGAACTGGACGAAGACGTCGAAGTACCACGACGGCACCGACTACTTCCGGCACAACGGCGCGGGCGAGATGCTCGTGTTCTCGGCCGCGGACTTCGAGGACTTCCGCGTCGCGCGGCCCGATCTGCCGGCGGAGATGGAGAGCGAACTCGAAGCGGTCGTGCGCGTGCTCGCGGAAAACCGCTGGCCGTGGCGTCTTCATGCGACCTACGACGAAACGATCAGCCGCGCGCTCGACGTGTTCGAGAAAGTGAATCGCGACGTGCCGCTCGCCGGGCTGCACTGGTTCTTCGATCACGCGGAGACGATCAGCGACCGTTCGATCGACCGCATCGCGGCGCTCGGCGGCGGCATCGCGGTGCAGCACCGGATGGCGTATCAGGGCGAATACTTCGTCGAACGCTACGGCGCGCAGGCAGCCGAAGCGACGCCGCCGGTCAGGCGCATCCTCGAAAAAGGCGTGAAGGTGTCCGCCGGCACCGATGCGACGCGCGTCGCGTCGTACAACCCGTGGGTCTCGCTTGCATGGCTGGTCGGCGGCAGGACGGTCGGCGGGCTGCGCCTCTATCCGCAGCGCAACTGTCTCAACCGCGAAACCGCGCTGCGGATGTGGACCGAGCACGTCACGTGGTTCTCGAACGAGGAAGGCAGGAAAGGCCGCATCGCGACGGGCCAGCTCGCGGACCTGATCGTGCCGGACCGCGATTACCTGACCTGCGCGGAGTCGGACATCGCCGATACGACGTCGCTGCTGACGGTCGTCGGCGGCAAGGTCGTTTATGCGGCGGGGCCGTTCGCGCCGCTCGACGCGCCGCTGCCGCCCGCGATGCCGGACTGGTCGCCGGTGCGCGCCTATGGCGGTTACGCGGGCTGGGGCGCGGCGCAGCGCGAGCGCGGCGCGCCGTTGCAGCGCGCGGCCGCGGCTTCATGCGGCTGTGCGAACGCGTGCGGCGTGCACGGCCACGCGCATGCGCGCGCGTGGTCGCGCGACGTGCCCGCGTCGGACCTGAAAAGCTTCTGGGGCGCGCTCGGCTGCGCGTGCTGGGCCGTCTAG
- a CDS encoding XapX domain-containing protein: MKIYLLSLLAGLLVGVIYSLLHVRSPAPPLVALVGLLGILAGEQVVPVAKQMLSGIGFHTAWQESKCNQHMFGALPGRNAPDPTAKTSRVAASDSPENRS; this comes from the coding sequence ATGAAAATCTATCTGCTTTCGCTGCTCGCCGGCCTGCTGGTCGGCGTCATCTACAGCCTGCTTCACGTGCGCTCGCCCGCGCCGCCGCTCGTCGCGCTGGTCGGGCTGCTCGGCATTCTCGCGGGCGAACAGGTCGTGCCGGTCGCGAAGCAGATGCTGTCCGGCATCGGCTTTCACACCGCATGGCAGGAGTCGAAGTGCAATCAGCACATGTTCGGCGCGCTGCCCGGCCGCAACGCGCCGGACCCGACGGCGAAGACCTCGCGCGTCGCCGCGTCGGACTCACCGGAGAACCGCTCATGA
- a CDS encoding hydrolase yields the protein MSNPKLEVLTPSNCQIIFIDHQPQMAFGVQSIDRQVLKNNVVGLAKAAKVFNIPTIITTVESESFSGFTYPELLDVFPGHPLLERTSMNSWDDQKVRDALAKNGKKKVVVAGLWTEVCNNSFALCAMDEGGYEIYMVADASGGTSKEAHDYAMQRMVQAGAVPVTWQQVMLEWQRDWAHRETYDAVMAIVKEHSGAYGMGVDYAYTMVHKAKQRTESQHEALAPVPAK from the coding sequence ATGAGCAATCCCAAGCTTGAAGTGCTTACGCCGTCGAACTGCCAGATCATCTTCATCGACCATCAGCCGCAGATGGCGTTCGGCGTGCAGTCGATCGACCGCCAGGTGCTGAAGAACAACGTGGTCGGGCTCGCGAAGGCCGCGAAGGTGTTCAACATTCCGACGATCATCACGACCGTCGAGTCAGAGAGTTTTTCCGGCTTCACGTATCCGGAGCTGCTCGACGTGTTTCCCGGGCATCCGCTGCTCGAACGCACGTCGATGAACTCGTGGGACGACCAGAAGGTGCGCGACGCGCTCGCGAAGAACGGGAAAAAGAAGGTGGTGGTCGCGGGGCTGTGGACCGAGGTGTGCAACAACTCGTTCGCGCTGTGCGCGATGGACGAGGGCGGCTACGAGATCTACATGGTCGCGGATGCGTCGGGCGGCACGTCGAAGGAGGCGCACGACTATGCGATGCAGCGGATGGTGCAGGCCGGCGCGGTGCCGGTCACGTGGCAGCAGGTGATGCTCGAATGGCAGCGCGACTGGGCGCATCGCGAGACCTACGACGCGGTGATGGCGATCGTGAAGGAGCATTCGGGCGCATACGGGATGGGCGTCGACTACGCGTACACGATGGTGCACAAGGCGAAGCAGCGCACCGAATCGCAGCACGAGGCGCTTGCGCCGGTGCCGGCGAAGTAG
- the inhA gene encoding isonitrile hydratase, translating into MALQIGFLLFPRVQQLDLTGPYDVLASLPDTTVQLVGKTLASVASSTGMILTPDTTFDDCPPLDVICIPGGAGVGDLMEDAQTLAFIRAQAAHARYVTSVCTGSLVLGAAGLLRGRRATTHWAFHDLLAPFGATPVRERVVRDGNLFTGGGITAGIDFALTLAAELAGESAAQAIQLQLEYAPAPPFDAGSPDTAPQAIVELVRSRSAAALAERARIVERAAAAL; encoded by the coding sequence ATGGCGCTTCAAATCGGCTTTCTTCTGTTTCCGCGCGTGCAGCAACTCGACCTGACCGGTCCGTACGACGTGCTCGCGTCGCTGCCCGATACGACCGTGCAGCTCGTCGGCAAGACGCTCGCGAGCGTCGCGTCGAGCACCGGCATGATATTGACGCCCGACACCACGTTCGACGACTGTCCGCCGCTCGACGTGATCTGCATTCCCGGCGGCGCGGGCGTCGGCGATCTGATGGAGGACGCGCAGACGCTCGCGTTCATTCGCGCGCAGGCCGCCCACGCGCGTTACGTGACGTCGGTATGCACCGGCTCGCTCGTGCTCGGCGCGGCGGGCCTGCTGCGCGGCCGCCGCGCGACCACGCACTGGGCGTTCCACGACCTGCTCGCGCCGTTCGGCGCGACGCCGGTCCGCGAACGCGTGGTCCGCGACGGCAACCTGTTTACCGGCGGCGGCATCACGGCCGGAATCGATTTCGCGCTGACGCTCGCGGCGGAACTCGCCGGCGAGTCCGCCGCGCAGGCAATCCAGTTGCAGCTCGAATACGCGCCCGCGCCGCCGTTCGACGCAGGCAGCCCCGATACCGCGCCGCAGGCAATCGTCGAGCTGGTGCGCTCGCGCTCGGCGGCGGCGCTGGCCGAACGCGCGCGGATCGTCGAACGCGCGGCCGCCGCGCTCTGA
- a CDS encoding carboxymuconolactone decarboxylase family protein, which yields METRLDFYKACPEGTKAMIALEEHVSKNSIEKPLAELVRLRASQLNGCAFCVDMHATDARKGGETDRRLATVSVWREAPFFTERERAALEWTESVTLLAQTHVPDDVWERVKPHFTEREIADLTMLIVAINGWNRIAVTFRKIPA from the coding sequence ATGGAAACCCGTCTCGACTTCTACAAGGCGTGCCCCGAAGGCACGAAAGCGATGATCGCGCTCGAAGAGCACGTCAGCAAAAACTCGATCGAAAAGCCGCTCGCGGAACTGGTGCGGCTGCGCGCGTCGCAGCTCAACGGCTGCGCGTTCTGCGTCGACATGCACGCCACCGACGCACGCAAGGGCGGCGAAACCGACCGCCGGCTCGCGACCGTCAGCGTGTGGCGCGAAGCGCCGTTCTTCACCGAACGCGAACGCGCGGCGCTCGAATGGACCGAGTCGGTCACGCTGCTGGCGCAGACGCACGTGCCGGACGACGTGTGGGAACGGGTGAAGCCGCACTTCACCGAACGCGAGATCGCGGATCTGACGATGCTGATCGTCGCGATCAACGGCTGGAACCGCATCGCGGTCACGTTCCGCAAGATACCGGCTTGA
- a CDS encoding MocR-like pyridoxine biosynthesis transcription factor PdxR, producing the protein MDLHVTVSGRHDLAGQIYRQLRAGIVDGRLAGGMRLPSTRDLAQQLGVSRKTTLDVFERLLAEGFLHARHGAGTFVADGLHRLPAQRAGHPNAQIRAATDARRAPRGVLAQPWWRANAGGVPMPRPDARVACDFVGGVTDKSRFPFDVWRRCVNDALRVQARGEGRYRDPAGEQELRLAVSRYLAFSRAVASEWNDVIVTQGAQQALDLLARVMLKPGDVAAIEDPGYPPARAAFAALGAKVVPVPVDDEGLIVAKLPKAARIVYVTPSHQFPLGMPMSLARRVELLEWAQARGALVIEDDYDCEYRFEGRPMEPLKSLDRAGLVAYVGTFSKTMFPDLRVGYLVPPATLAGALVCARQIGDGHGCLLTQAALARFMTDGHFARHLRRMHQTYSARRDALLAHLRGPLAQWLAPVTPNTAGLHLATRVVGPLDETAIVEAARRASVGLHSLKPFHLKARVRQGFLFGYGAVGVDQIDAALTSLAAQLRAS; encoded by the coding sequence ATGGACCTTCACGTGACCGTTTCGGGCCGCCACGATCTGGCCGGCCAGATCTACCGGCAACTGCGCGCGGGCATCGTCGACGGACGGCTCGCGGGCGGCATGCGGCTGCCTTCGACGCGCGATCTCGCGCAGCAACTGGGCGTGTCGCGCAAGACGACGCTCGACGTGTTCGAGCGGCTGCTCGCGGAAGGCTTCCTGCACGCGCGTCACGGCGCGGGCACGTTCGTCGCCGACGGCTTGCACCGGCTGCCCGCGCAGCGCGCCGGTCATCCGAACGCGCAGATCCGCGCGGCGACCGATGCGCGCCGTGCGCCGCGCGGGGTGCTCGCGCAGCCGTGGTGGCGCGCGAATGCGGGAGGCGTGCCGATGCCGCGGCCCGATGCGCGCGTCGCGTGCGATTTCGTCGGCGGCGTGACCGACAAGTCGCGTTTTCCGTTCGACGTGTGGCGGCGCTGCGTGAACGACGCGCTGCGCGTGCAGGCGCGCGGCGAAGGCCGTTATCGCGATCCGGCCGGCGAGCAGGAACTGCGGCTCGCGGTGTCGCGTTACCTCGCGTTCAGCCGCGCGGTCGCGAGCGAATGGAACGACGTGATCGTCACGCAGGGCGCGCAGCAGGCGCTCGACCTGCTCGCGCGCGTGATGCTGAAGCCCGGCGATGTCGCCGCGATCGAGGACCCCGGTTATCCGCCTGCTCGCGCGGCGTTCGCCGCGCTCGGCGCGAAGGTCGTGCCGGTGCCGGTGGACGACGAAGGATTGATCGTCGCGAAGCTGCCGAAGGCGGCGCGGATCGTATACGTGACGCCGTCGCATCAGTTCCCGCTCGGAATGCCGATGAGCCTCGCGCGCCGCGTCGAACTGCTCGAATGGGCGCAGGCGCGCGGCGCGCTCGTGATCGAAGACGACTACGACTGCGAGTACCGCTTCGAAGGGCGGCCGATGGAGCCGCTGAAGAGCCTCGATCGCGCGGGCCTCGTCGCGTACGTCGGCACGTTCTCGAAGACGATGTTTCCGGATCTGCGCGTCGGTTACCTGGTGCCGCCCGCGACGCTCGCCGGCGCGCTGGTGTGCGCGCGGCAGATCGGCGACGGTCACGGCTGCCTGCTCACCCAGGCCGCGCTCGCGCGCTTCATGACGGACGGCCACTTCGCGCGGCATCTGCGGCGGATGCATCAGACGTATTCGGCGCGGCGCGATGCGCTGCTCGCGCATCTGCGCGGACCGCTCGCGCAATGGCTCGCGCCGGTGACGCCGAACACGGCGGGGCTGCATCTCGCGACGCGCGTCGTCGGTCCGCTGGATGAAACCGCGATCGTCGAAGCGGCGCGCCGCGCATCGGTCGGGCTGCATTCGCTGAAGCCGTTTCATCTGAAAGCGCGCGTGCGACAGGGTTTTCTGTTCGGTTATGGCGCGGTCGGCGTCGATCAGATCGACGCCGCGCTGACGTCGCTCGCGGCGCAGTTGCGTGCTTCGTGA
- a CDS encoding HU family DNA-binding protein has translation MPTSAKKVAKKVAAPAKKVAAKKAPAKQAAAAKKVAVKASGVPSPIKDTFTKASLATHVAERAGVEPKAAKAVLAALEDTILGSVHKKGAGEFTLSGLLKIVVQAVPAKKKRFGKDPFTGEERWFPAKPASVRVKARALKKLKDAAAG, from the coding sequence ATGCCGACTTCCGCAAAGAAAGTGGCCAAGAAGGTTGCCGCACCGGCCAAGAAGGTTGCCGCCAAGAAAGCGCCCGCCAAGCAGGCTGCCGCAGCTAAGAAGGTCGCCGTGAAGGCGTCCGGCGTTCCGTCGCCGATCAAGGACACCTTCACGAAGGCCTCGCTGGCTACGCACGTCGCAGAGCGTGCAGGCGTCGAGCCGAAGGCAGCGAAGGCCGTGCTCGCCGCACTGGAAGACACGATCCTTGGTTCGGTCCACAAGAAGGGTGCCGGCGAATTCACGCTGTCGGGTCTTCTGAAGATCGTCGTGCAAGCCGTGCCGGCGAAGAAAAAGCGCTTCGGCAAGGACCCGTTCACCGGCGAAGAACGCTGGTTCCCGGCGAAGCCGGCGTCGGTCCGCGTGAAGGCGCGCGCGCTGAAGAAGCTGAAGGACGCAGCGGCTGGCTGA
- a CDS encoding porin, with the protein MKKITLSTLSLALLAAAGAAQAQSSVTLYGAIDNGIQYVNNNGGHSQVGLADSTVVSDRWGLKGSEDLGNGLKAIFQLESGFSANNGKLGQNNSLFGRQAYVGLASDQYGTLTLGRQYDAVTDMVQGLTGDAWTYLFATPGDVDNNDNSSRFNNSVKYLSPTFGGLQGEATYSFGGTPGSVGASQSWSAAATYGIGQLSLAAGYLSMRNSSTTDPVRSGWNSATSSQAGTGTVFNSSINSAFATAASIDIAQVGAQYVWGPFTGSIRYSNALYRPDGQSAFTSIQRYNVGSALLQYQVTPALSLALDYAYVNGSGNEFANGSSSQSYNQIGAGAQYGISKRTSFYVVGAYQHASSGHTASISSSGIDSSTQNQVIGVAGLVHKF; encoded by the coding sequence ATGAAAAAAATCACACTGTCTACCCTCTCGCTGGCCCTCCTGGCGGCCGCCGGCGCAGCGCAGGCACAGAGCTCGGTCACGCTCTACGGCGCGATCGACAACGGCATCCAGTACGTGAACAACAACGGTGGCCACAGCCAGGTCGGCCTCGCTGACAGCACGGTCGTGAGCGACCGCTGGGGCCTGAAGGGCTCGGAAGACCTGGGCAACGGCCTGAAGGCGATCTTCCAGCTGGAAAGCGGCTTCAGCGCAAACAACGGCAAGCTGGGTCAGAACAACTCGCTGTTCGGTCGCCAGGCCTATGTCGGCCTCGCGTCGGATCAGTACGGCACGCTGACGCTCGGTCGCCAGTACGACGCCGTGACCGACATGGTCCAGGGTCTGACGGGTGACGCATGGACGTACCTGTTCGCAACGCCGGGCGACGTCGACAACAACGACAACTCCTCGCGCTTCAACAACTCGGTCAAGTACCTGTCGCCGACCTTCGGCGGCCTGCAGGGCGAAGCCACGTATTCGTTCGGCGGCACGCCGGGTTCGGTCGGTGCGAGCCAAAGCTGGTCGGCCGCTGCAACGTACGGCATCGGCCAGTTGAGCCTTGCCGCCGGCTACCTCAGCATGCGCAACTCCAGCACCACGGATCCGGTGCGCAGCGGCTGGAACTCGGCAACGTCCAGCCAGGCTGGCACGGGCACGGTGTTCAACAGCAGCATCAACAGCGCGTTCGCGACCGCAGCTTCGATCGACATCGCGCAGGTCGGCGCTCAATACGTGTGGGGTCCGTTCACGGGCAGCATCCGCTACAGCAACGCGCTGTATCGTCCGGACGGCCAATCGGCGTTCACGAGCATCCAGCGTTACAACGTCGGTTCGGCACTGCTCCAGTATCAGGTCACGCCGGCCCTGTCGCTCGCGCTCGACTACGCCTACGTGAACGGCAGCGGCAACGAGTTTGCGAACGGCAGCAGCAGCCAGTCGTACAACCAGATCGGCGCAGGCGCTCAATACGGCATCTCGAAGCGCACGTCGTTCTACGTGGTCGGCGCGTACCAGCACGCCAGCAGCGGCCATACCGCATCGATCTCGTCGTCGGGCATCGACTCGTCGACGCAGAACCAGGTCATCGGCGTTGCCGGCCTGGTCCACAAGTTCTAA
- a CDS encoding YihY/virulence factor BrkB family protein produces the protein MATLSPERLQSAARKEASWVVGACRQFFDNRCPSLAASIAFYSAFSLAPTLVMVIAVAGWFFGDDAARGELFRQVHSVLGNDAAAGITTIVQNAHHAGNAGSVATMISISMLVIGASATFSSLNSALNIVWPPTGPRASTVFALVRVRLISFSLVLGVAFLLIVSLVLDTAITFVGHWLLGDSPYLIVGNLLQLAVGLLVLAVAFAGLLKFLPDADVRWRDSLVGGIVAAVLFSAGKKLFALYLTHAGLASAFGAAGSFAVLLMWLYFSAAVLLLGAESAAARGRMHDPRGIWGARNAPPGSRAKLASVLAASTIPAAAAHKESSTGTTLTTQGLHRATTTDHAASVATTAAEGADSARRPVGSGSESLAAATSRARMAGGLFGWRPGAGLRIGRTIVRVEHRATHAAATTLMRAGRTAVATDRYVKRHPWGSVLLAAGAALAVTAAANHRHGATNGSGEGDIDGPGNPRRDGSARAEKPKR, from the coding sequence ATGGCGACGCTATCTCCGGAACGACTGCAGTCCGCCGCGCGCAAGGAAGCGTCGTGGGTCGTCGGCGCCTGCCGGCAGTTCTTCGACAACCGCTGCCCGTCGCTCGCCGCCAGCATCGCGTTCTACTCGGCGTTCTCGCTCGCGCCGACGCTTGTGATGGTGATCGCGGTCGCCGGCTGGTTCTTCGGCGACGACGCCGCGCGCGGCGAGCTGTTCCGCCAGGTCCACAGCGTCCTCGGCAACGACGCGGCCGCCGGCATCACGACGATCGTGCAGAACGCGCACCATGCGGGCAACGCGGGCAGTGTCGCCACGATGATCTCCATTTCGATGCTGGTAATCGGCGCGTCGGCGACGTTCTCGTCGCTGAACAGCGCGCTGAACATCGTGTGGCCGCCGACCGGCCCGCGCGCGTCGACGGTGTTCGCGCTGGTGCGGGTGCGGCTGATCTCGTTCAGCCTCGTGCTCGGCGTCGCGTTCCTGCTGATCGTGTCGCTCGTGCTCGACACCGCGATCACGTTCGTCGGCCACTGGCTGCTAGGCGACTCCCCCTATCTGATCGTCGGCAACCTGCTGCAGCTCGCGGTCGGGCTGCTGGTGCTGGCCGTCGCGTTCGCCGGACTGCTGAAGTTCCTGCCCGACGCGGACGTGCGCTGGCGCGACTCGCTGGTCGGCGGGATCGTCGCGGCCGTGCTGTTCTCGGCCGGCAAAAAGCTGTTCGCGCTGTATCTGACGCACGCGGGGCTCGCGAGCGCGTTCGGCGCGGCCGGCTCGTTCGCGGTGCTGCTGATGTGGCTGTACTTCTCGGCGGCGGTGCTGCTGCTCGGCGCGGAGTCCGCAGCGGCGCGCGGGCGGATGCACGATCCGCGCGGCATCTGGGGCGCGCGCAACGCGCCGCCCGGGAGCCGCGCGAAACTCGCGTCGGTGCTGGCGGCGTCGACGATCCCGGCGGCTGCGGCACACAAGGAAAGCAGCACAGGCACGACGCTGACAACCCAGGGTTTACACCGCGCGACGACAACGGACCACGCAGCGTCGGTTGCCACAACGGCAGCAGAAGGCGCCGATTCGGCGCGGCGGCCGGTCGGTTCGGGCAGCGAATCGTTGGCGGCGGCGACCTCGCGCGCGCGGATGGCGGGCGGCCTGTTCGGCTGGCGCCCGGGCGCCGGGCTGCGGATCGGCCGGACGATCGTCCGCGTCGAGCACCGCGCGACGCATGCGGCCGCGACGACGCTGATGCGCGCGGGCCGCACCGCGGTAGCGACGGACCGCTACGTGAAGCGCCATCCGTGGGGTTCGGTGCTGCTGGCGGCCGGCGCCGCGCTCGCGGTAACGGCGGCCGCGAATCACCGGCACGGCGCGACGAATGGATCGGGCGAAGGCGATATTGATGGACCCGGCAACCCGCGTCGGGATGGTTCCGCGCGCGCGGAAAAGCCGAAGCGATGA